A window from Plectropomus leopardus isolate mb chromosome 3, YSFRI_Pleo_2.0, whole genome shotgun sequence encodes these proteins:
- the ano8b gene encoding anoctamin-8 isoform X2 — protein sequence MMFANVLQRGRAVWNQIKLSEPLYKLFGKRLLQAGRHIMSHKSWMKTVPTENCDVLMTFADTTDDHTLLWLLNHIRLGIPELIIQIRHHKHTRVYAFFVTATYENLLRGAEEMGLRKAVKPEFGGGTRNFSCEEDYIYENIESELCFFTSQERQSIIKYWLDNLRAKHGEVLHNINFLEGQPIIPELSARGVIQQVFPLHEQRILSQLMKSWVQAVCEKQPLDDICDYFGVKIAMYFAWLGFYTTSMLYPAVIGFVLWMLTESDQTSRDICCVVFALFNVVWATLFLERWKRRGAELAFKWGTLDTPSESLEEPRPQFRGVKRCSPITGCEEFYYPPWRRRVFRWLVSLPICLLCLCFVFLVMLICFELQEFVMGIKEMPRLARFIPKIMLAITVTACDEVYRKIACWLNDMENYRLQSAYEKNLIIKMVLFQFVNSYLSLFYIGFYLKDMERLKEMLLVLSLLRSLQRQVRVNVLPSLFLKIQMLVVSVPWFFRALLRSKMLATLLIIRQFLQNVKEVLQPYLYERHKLGELTLRAVWDLLQSVLLKYARLAAGKAQASPTDQAMPGPGLRGTRPGLGQPDRREKKCLNGGCGVPDEEEGGERDEADSGRFSEGETEEESLIDCGLKLRKVSFIEKVDRRPVCSGPPMDTSFLEEGSPTMVEKGMDPASVFEMCDDDDDNGIHDVKESVGGATGVAEGINATTGAAAGAAASAAPLPSGSESSTSLRHRRRGRSTERPEPRTKRESWIDPPEDRESNTLTQAEMESCMQTYADTFQDYQEMFVQFGYVVLFSSAFPLAAMCALINNIIEIRSDAFKLCTGLQRPFGIRVESIGQWQTAMEAMGLIAIIVNCYLIGQCGQLQRLFPWLSPEMAIISIVILEHFAILLKYVIHVAIPDIPTWVREEMAKLDYQRREAFKKHERQAQQHYQQLQRRKREEEERQRQVEHMARRERERDDSKGDSSGDHHHDKSHSSKSRPGSGGGGGGSGSDKPKRPSSLLANNNVMKLKQIIPLQSKFSSSGARSPQSPTGSEPKLPGFLSFKFLKSPENKKEGAAASAAASTATNATATASSSSSSSGSSSQERSQSPSKAFNPGKLFNFGKSEGGTCVNGAPLPRPGEGSSSQTSDRQPSRSDLNGVPDEIPSPGGEGSENGHATDLDPAGSKV from the exons TTTGTTGCGAGGTGCTGAGGAGATGGGACTGAGGAAAGCGGTGAAGCCCGAGTTTGGTGGAGGAACACGAAATTTCTCCTGTGAGGAGGACTACATCTACGAGAACATCGAGAGCGAGCTGTGTTTCTTTACTTCACAG GAGAGGCAGAGCATCATTAAATACTGGCTGGACAATCTACGTGCCAAACATGGGGAGGTGCTCCATAATATCAACTTTCTGGAGGGCCAGCCAATCA tccCAGAGCTGAGTGCGCGAGGTGTGATCCAGCAGGTATTTCCTCTCCATGAGCAGAGGATCCTCAGTCAGCTGATGAAGTCTTGGGTTCAGgcagtttgtgaaaaacagcCCCTAG atgACATCTGTGACTACTTTGGCGTGAAGATTGCCATGTATTTTGCCTGGCTGGGATTTTACACCACTTCTATGTTATATCCTGCTGTGATCGGCTTCGTGCTGTGGATGCTCACTGAGTCAGATCAG ACGAGCCGTGACATCTGCTGTGTGGTGTTTGCACTGTTCAACGTGGTGTGGGCCACTCTGTTTCTGGAGCGGTGGAAGAGGAGGGGGGCTGAGCTGGCATTCAAGTGGGGAACACTGGATACGCCGTCTGAATCCCTGGAGGAACCGCGGCCTCAGTTCCGa GGAGTAAAGCGCTGCAGTCCCATAACAGGATGTGAGGAGTTTTACTACCCTCCGTGGCGGAGGCGTGTATTCAGGTGGCTGGTCAGCTTGCccatctgtctcctctgtctctgctttgtCTTCCTGGTCATGCTCATCTGCTTTGAGCTGCAG gagtTTGTGATGGGGATCAAGGAAATGCCTCGGTTAGCTCGCTTCATCCCCAAAATCATGCTGGCTATCACTGTGACTGCATGTGACGAGGTGTACAGGAAAATCGCCTGCTGGCTCAATGACATGG AAAACTATAGACTCCAGAGTGCCTATGAGAAAAATCTCATCATCAAAATGGTTCTT tttcagtttgtaAATTCTTATCTCAGCCTTTTTTACATTGGATTCTACCTCAAAGACATGGAGCGTCTGAAAGAG ATGCTGCTGGTGTTGTCTCTGTTAAGGAGTCTGCAGCGGCAGGTCCGGGTCAATGTGCTGCCCTCCCTCTTCCTCAAGATCCAGATGCTTGTGGTCTCTGTTCCCTGGTTCTTCAGGGCTTTACTCAGGTCCAAA ATGCTGGCCACTCTGCTCATCATACGCCAGTTCCTTCAAAATGTGAAGGAGGTTCTGCAGCCTTACCTGTATGAGCGCCACAAGCTGGGCGAGCTCACGTTGCGAGCTGTGTGGGACCTGCTGCAGTCTGTGCTGCTGAAATATGCCCGGCTGGCAGCTGGAAAAGCTCAGGCCTCTCCCACGGACCAGGCCATGCCAGGACCTGGACTGAGGGGCACCAGGCCTGGGCTGGGGCAACCAGACAGAAG GGAAAAGAAGTGTTTGAACGGAGGATGCGGGGTGcctgatgaggaggagggaggtgagAGGGACGAGGCTGACAGCGGGAGGTTCAGTGAaggagagacggaggaggaAAGTCTGATCGACTGCGGTTTGAAGCTGAGGAAAGTCAGCTTCATAGAAAAG GTGGACAGAAGGCCAGTCTGCAGTGGGCCCCCCATGGACACCAGTTTCCTGGAAGAGGGAAGTCCCACTATGGTGGAAAAAGGAATGGACCCTGCCTCTGTGTTTGAGATGTGTGATGATGACGACGATAATGGCATCCATGATGTGAAGGAGTCAGTTGGGGGAGCGACAGGTGTGGCAGAGGGAATTAATGCTACGACTGGTGCTGCGGCTGGTGCTGCTGCCAGCGCCGCCCCGCTGCCCTCTGGGTCTGAGAGCAGCACGTCACTGCGACACAGAAGAAGAGGCAGGAGCACCGAGAGACCCGAGCCGAGAACAAAAAGGGAATCATGGATTGACCCCCCTGAGGATAGAGAGAGCAACACACTCACTCAGGCTGAGATGGAGAGCTGCATGCAAACTTATGCT GACACCTTTCAGGACTACCAAGAGATGTTTGTCCAGTTTGGCTACGTGGTGCTCTTCTCCTCGGCCTTCCCTCTGGCTGCCATGTGCGCTCTCATCAACAACATCATTGAGATCCGCAGCGATGCCTTTAAGCTCTGCACCGGTCTGCAGAGGCCCTTTGGAATCAGAGTGGAGAGCATCGGCCAATGGCAG ACTGCGATGGAAGCCATGGGCCTGATTGCCATCATAGTGAATTGCTACCTGATTGGTCAGTGCGGTCAGCTACAGCGTCTGTTCCCATGGCTCAGCCCCGAGATGGCCATCATCTCCATCGTCATCCTCGAG CATTTTGCCATCCTCCTGAAGTACGTCATCCATGTGGCCATCCCTGACATTCCTACATGGGTCCGAGAGGAGATGGCTAAACTGGATTATCAGCGCAGGGAGGCCTTTAAG AAGCATGAGCGGCAGGCGCAGCAGCATtaccagcagctgcagaggaggaagagggaggaggaggagaggcagaggcagGTGGAGCACATGGCCCGCAGGGAAAGGGAGCGGGATGACAGCAAGGGCGACTCTTCTGGGGATCACCACCACGACAAAAGTCACAGCAGCAAATCACGTCCcgggagtggaggaggaggagggggcagcGGGTCGGACAAACCCAAGAGGCCCAGCTCTCTGCTGGCCAACAACAACGTGATGAAGCTCAAACAGATCATCCCGCTGCAGAGCAAGTTTTCCTCGAGCGGTGCCCGCTCTCCTCAGTCGCCCACTGGAAGTGAGCCCAAGTTGCCCGGGTTTCTGAGCTTCAAATTCCTCAAGTCACCTGAGAATAAGAAGGAAGGTGCTGCGGCCTCTGCGGCTGCCTCCACAGCCACTAATGCCACAGCgacagcatcatcatcatcttcatcatcaggTAGCAGCTCTCAGGAGCGTTCTCAGTCACCCAGCAAAGCCTTCAACCCTGGGAAACTCTTTAACTTTGGGAAATCTGAGGGGGGGACATGTGTGAACGGGGCTCCGCTGCCCAGACCCGGGGAAGGATCCTCATCACAGACGTCAGATAGACAACCATCCAGGTCTGACCTGAACGGCGTTCCAGACGAGATCCCCTCGCCTGGAGGGGAAGGCTCAGAGAACGGACATGCAACAGACTTGGACCCGGCCGGCTCTAAAGTCTAG
- the ano8b gene encoding anoctamin-8 isoform X3 yields the protein MMFANVLQRGRAVWNQIKLSEPLYKLFGKRLLQAGRHIMSHKSWMKTVPTENCDVLMTFADTTDDHTLLWLLNHIRLGIPELIIQIRHHKHTRVYAFFVTATYENLLRGAEEMGLRKAVKPEFGGGTRNFSCEEDYIYENIESELCFFTSQERQSIIKYWLDNLRAKHGEVLHNINFLEGQPIIPELSARGVIQQVFPLHEQRILSQLMKSWVQAVCEKQPLDDICDYFGVKIAMYFAWLGFYTTSMLYPAVIGFVLWMLTESDQTSRDICCVVFALFNVVWATLFLERWKRRGAELAFKWGTLDTPSESLEEPRPQFRGVKRCSPITGCEEFYYPPWRRRVFRWLVSLPICLLCLCFVFLVMLICFELQEFVMGIKEMPRLARFIPKIMLAITVTACDEVYRKIACWLNDMENYRLQSAYEKNLIIKMVLFQFVNSYLSLFYIGFYLKDMERLKEMLATLLIIRQFLQNVKEVLQPYLYERHKLGELTLRAVWDLLQSVLLKYARLAAGKAQASPTDQAMPGPGLRGTRPGLGQPDRREKKCLNGGCGVPDEEEGGERDEADSGRFSEGETEEESLIDCGLKLRKVSFIEKVDRRPVCSGPPMDTSFLEEGSPTMVEKGMDPASVFEMCDDDDDNGIHDVKESVGGATGVAEGINATTGAAAGAAASAAPLPSGSESSTSLRHRRRGRSTERPEPRTKRESWIDPPEDRESNTLTQAEMESCMQTYADTFQDYQEMFVQFGYVVLFSSAFPLAAMCALINNIIEIRSDAFKLCTGLQRPFGIRVESIGQWQTAMEAMGLIAIIVNCYLIGQCGQLQRLFPWLSPEMAIISIVILEHFAILLKYVIHVAIPDIPTWVREEMAKLDYQRREAFKKHERQAQQHYQQLQRRKREEEERQRQVEHMARRERERDDSKGDSSGDHHHDKSHSSKSRPGSGGGGGGSGSDKPKRPSSLLANNNVMKLKQIIPLQSKFSSSGARSPQSPTGSEPKLPGFLSFKFLKSPENKKEGAAASAAASTATNATATASSSSSSSGSSSQERSQSPSKAFNPGKLFNFGKSEGGTCVNGAPLPRPGEGSSSQTSDRQPSRSDLNGVPDEIPSPGGEGSENGHATDLDPAGSKV from the exons TTTGTTGCGAGGTGCTGAGGAGATGGGACTGAGGAAAGCGGTGAAGCCCGAGTTTGGTGGAGGAACACGAAATTTCTCCTGTGAGGAGGACTACATCTACGAGAACATCGAGAGCGAGCTGTGTTTCTTTACTTCACAG GAGAGGCAGAGCATCATTAAATACTGGCTGGACAATCTACGTGCCAAACATGGGGAGGTGCTCCATAATATCAACTTTCTGGAGGGCCAGCCAATCA tccCAGAGCTGAGTGCGCGAGGTGTGATCCAGCAGGTATTTCCTCTCCATGAGCAGAGGATCCTCAGTCAGCTGATGAAGTCTTGGGTTCAGgcagtttgtgaaaaacagcCCCTAG atgACATCTGTGACTACTTTGGCGTGAAGATTGCCATGTATTTTGCCTGGCTGGGATTTTACACCACTTCTATGTTATATCCTGCTGTGATCGGCTTCGTGCTGTGGATGCTCACTGAGTCAGATCAG ACGAGCCGTGACATCTGCTGTGTGGTGTTTGCACTGTTCAACGTGGTGTGGGCCACTCTGTTTCTGGAGCGGTGGAAGAGGAGGGGGGCTGAGCTGGCATTCAAGTGGGGAACACTGGATACGCCGTCTGAATCCCTGGAGGAACCGCGGCCTCAGTTCCGa GGAGTAAAGCGCTGCAGTCCCATAACAGGATGTGAGGAGTTTTACTACCCTCCGTGGCGGAGGCGTGTATTCAGGTGGCTGGTCAGCTTGCccatctgtctcctctgtctctgctttgtCTTCCTGGTCATGCTCATCTGCTTTGAGCTGCAG gagtTTGTGATGGGGATCAAGGAAATGCCTCGGTTAGCTCGCTTCATCCCCAAAATCATGCTGGCTATCACTGTGACTGCATGTGACGAGGTGTACAGGAAAATCGCCTGCTGGCTCAATGACATGG AAAACTATAGACTCCAGAGTGCCTATGAGAAAAATCTCATCATCAAAATGGTTCTT tttcagtttgtaAATTCTTATCTCAGCCTTTTTTACATTGGATTCTACCTCAAAGACATGGAGCGTCTGAAAGAG ATGCTGGCCACTCTGCTCATCATACGCCAGTTCCTTCAAAATGTGAAGGAGGTTCTGCAGCCTTACCTGTATGAGCGCCACAAGCTGGGCGAGCTCACGTTGCGAGCTGTGTGGGACCTGCTGCAGTCTGTGCTGCTGAAATATGCCCGGCTGGCAGCTGGAAAAGCTCAGGCCTCTCCCACGGACCAGGCCATGCCAGGACCTGGACTGAGGGGCACCAGGCCTGGGCTGGGGCAACCAGACAGAAG GGAAAAGAAGTGTTTGAACGGAGGATGCGGGGTGcctgatgaggaggagggaggtgagAGGGACGAGGCTGACAGCGGGAGGTTCAGTGAaggagagacggaggaggaAAGTCTGATCGACTGCGGTTTGAAGCTGAGGAAAGTCAGCTTCATAGAAAAG GTGGACAGAAGGCCAGTCTGCAGTGGGCCCCCCATGGACACCAGTTTCCTGGAAGAGGGAAGTCCCACTATGGTGGAAAAAGGAATGGACCCTGCCTCTGTGTTTGAGATGTGTGATGATGACGACGATAATGGCATCCATGATGTGAAGGAGTCAGTTGGGGGAGCGACAGGTGTGGCAGAGGGAATTAATGCTACGACTGGTGCTGCGGCTGGTGCTGCTGCCAGCGCCGCCCCGCTGCCCTCTGGGTCTGAGAGCAGCACGTCACTGCGACACAGAAGAAGAGGCAGGAGCACCGAGAGACCCGAGCCGAGAACAAAAAGGGAATCATGGATTGACCCCCCTGAGGATAGAGAGAGCAACACACTCACTCAGGCTGAGATGGAGAGCTGCATGCAAACTTATGCT GACACCTTTCAGGACTACCAAGAGATGTTTGTCCAGTTTGGCTACGTGGTGCTCTTCTCCTCGGCCTTCCCTCTGGCTGCCATGTGCGCTCTCATCAACAACATCATTGAGATCCGCAGCGATGCCTTTAAGCTCTGCACCGGTCTGCAGAGGCCCTTTGGAATCAGAGTGGAGAGCATCGGCCAATGGCAG ACTGCGATGGAAGCCATGGGCCTGATTGCCATCATAGTGAATTGCTACCTGATTGGTCAGTGCGGTCAGCTACAGCGTCTGTTCCCATGGCTCAGCCCCGAGATGGCCATCATCTCCATCGTCATCCTCGAG CATTTTGCCATCCTCCTGAAGTACGTCATCCATGTGGCCATCCCTGACATTCCTACATGGGTCCGAGAGGAGATGGCTAAACTGGATTATCAGCGCAGGGAGGCCTTTAAG AAGCATGAGCGGCAGGCGCAGCAGCATtaccagcagctgcagaggaggaagagggaggaggaggagaggcagaggcagGTGGAGCACATGGCCCGCAGGGAAAGGGAGCGGGATGACAGCAAGGGCGACTCTTCTGGGGATCACCACCACGACAAAAGTCACAGCAGCAAATCACGTCCcgggagtggaggaggaggagggggcagcGGGTCGGACAAACCCAAGAGGCCCAGCTCTCTGCTGGCCAACAACAACGTGATGAAGCTCAAACAGATCATCCCGCTGCAGAGCAAGTTTTCCTCGAGCGGTGCCCGCTCTCCTCAGTCGCCCACTGGAAGTGAGCCCAAGTTGCCCGGGTTTCTGAGCTTCAAATTCCTCAAGTCACCTGAGAATAAGAAGGAAGGTGCTGCGGCCTCTGCGGCTGCCTCCACAGCCACTAATGCCACAGCgacagcatcatcatcatcttcatcatcaggTAGCAGCTCTCAGGAGCGTTCTCAGTCACCCAGCAAAGCCTTCAACCCTGGGAAACTCTTTAACTTTGGGAAATCTGAGGGGGGGACATGTGTGAACGGGGCTCCGCTGCCCAGACCCGGGGAAGGATCCTCATCACAGACGTCAGATAGACAACCATCCAGGTCTGACCTGAACGGCGTTCCAGACGAGATCCCCTCGCCTGGAGGGGAAGGCTCAGAGAACGGACATGCAACAGACTTGGACCCGGCCGGCTCTAAAGTCTAG
- the dda1 gene encoding DET1- and DDB1-associated protein 1, with the protein MEKADFLKGLPVYNKSNFSRFHADSVCKASNRRPSVYLPTREYPSEQIIVTEKTNILLRYLHQQWDKKNAAKKREQEQGEGDSPAPPRKIARTDSQEMNEDS; encoded by the exons ATGGAGAAG GCTGATTTCTTGAAAGGACTTCCTGTCTACAATAAGAGTAACTTCAGCAGGTTCCATGCAGACTCTGTTTGTAAAGCGTCT AATCGGAGGCCCTCTGTGTACCTTCCAACACGAGAATACCCATCTGAACAGA TTATTGTAACAGAGAAAACCAACATCCTTTTGCGTTATCTCCATCAGCAGTGGGACAAAAAG AATGCAGCAAAGAAAAGGGAACAGGAGCAAGGTGAGGGTGACAGTCCGGCACCCCCAAGGAAGATCGCTAGGACAGATAGCCAAGAGATGAACGAGGACTCATAa